The following proteins come from a genomic window of Corallococcus sp. NCRR:
- a CDS encoding Uma2 family endonuclease: MGKKPATYADLEALPEGVVGEIVAGELYASPRPTMRHVRVSSRLGGELMGPFERGRGGPGGWTFFDEPELQLGDDVLIPDVAGWRLERMPDAPETAATSLAPDWVCEVLSPSTRKLDREAKMPVYAREGVRHVWLMDPRTWTLEVFGLRDGKYEALLTHVGDAPVRAEPFEAVELDLVFIWGRTAS; the protein is encoded by the coding sequence ATGGGAAAGAAGCCAGCGACCTATGCGGACCTGGAGGCGCTCCCAGAGGGTGTCGTGGGGGAGATCGTCGCGGGGGAGCTGTATGCAAGCCCACGGCCGACGATGCGGCACGTACGGGTTTCCTCCCGGCTTGGGGGAGAACTCATGGGGCCCTTCGAGCGAGGAAGGGGTGGGCCCGGAGGCTGGACGTTCTTTGATGAGCCAGAGTTGCAGCTTGGGGATGACGTCCTGATTCCTGACGTCGCGGGTTGGAGGTTGGAACGGATGCCCGATGCTCCTGAAACAGCCGCGACGTCTCTCGCGCCGGACTGGGTCTGCGAGGTGCTGTCCCCGTCCACCCGGAAGTTGGACCGCGAGGCGAAGATGCCCGTCTACGCGCGCGAGGGCGTGCGGCATGTCTGGTTGATGGATCCGCGGACATGGACGCTGGAGGTGTTCGGGCTGCGGGATGGGAAGTACGAAGCGCTGCTCACGCATGTCGGGGATGCTCCTGTGCGCGCGGAGCCATTCGAAGCGGTGGAACTGGACCTCGTGTTCATCTGGGGCCGCACGGCGAGCTGA
- a CDS encoding Uma2 family endonuclease, protein MGKKPATYADLEALPDHVVGEVVAGELYASPRPAFPHLTAASFLMGLLGNPFVFGLGGPGGWYIVIEPELRLGDDVLIPDLAGWRRERLPKAPKVAALALPPDWVCEVLSPSTRLLDREVKLPVFAREGVGHVWFIDPVLRTLEVFRLESGQYVQLATHSGTDSVSAEPFEAVALKLAVLWDELD, encoded by the coding sequence ATGGGAAAGAAACCCGCGACCTACGCGGACCTGGAGGCGCTCCCGGATCATGTCGTGGGGGAGGTTGTCGCAGGGGAGCTGTATGCGAGCCCGCGTCCGGCGTTTCCCCATCTCACGGCGGCTTCGTTCCTGATGGGGCTCTTGGGCAATCCCTTCGTCTTTGGACTGGGCGGCCCGGGAGGCTGGTACATCGTGATCGAGCCCGAACTGCGGCTGGGGGACGATGTCCTCATTCCGGACCTGGCGGGATGGCGGCGCGAGCGACTCCCGAAGGCGCCGAAGGTCGCGGCCCTCGCCCTTCCGCCAGACTGGGTCTGCGAGGTGCTTTCTCCGTCGACGCGGCTCCTGGACCGCGAAGTGAAACTGCCGGTGTTCGCGCGCGAAGGGGTGGGGCATGTCTGGTTCATCGACCCGGTCCTCCGCACCCTGGAAGTGTTCCGGTTGGAGTCGGGACAGTACGTGCAACTGGCGACCCACTCTGGAACCGACTCCGTGTCCGCCGAACCTTTCGAGGCAGTGGCATTGAAGCTCGCCGTGCTCTGGGACGAACTGGACTGA
- a CDS encoding metallophosphoesterase, translating to MPLSPFSLLIALGAVLGHLYLFRRLVWNLTSRRGIRLVAALVLGFMTLVLIARRYLQRTLPEAPGDVVELVSYSWMGVALCLVLALAGVDVGRAVLALGRRLRPAPAVPSVDVERRRFLSQATAGGALALGGGLAGYGSWRAFTVPEVTEVVVRIPKLPRSLEGFSIVQLTDLHVGPFIQRRFMDELVRRANALKPDLVAITGDLVDGTVPRLGGFVAALGNLQARYGSFFVTGNHDYSSGAREWVAHLDSLGIPSLRNRHVRIGDAGGAFDLVGVDDWHGGRRLGQKGYDLDAALAGRDPERAAVLLAHQPANFKVAAERGVDLQISGHTHGGQLFPMTALIGLSWEHSAGHYRHGDSHIYVSRGCGFWGPPMRLGSPPELVKLVLTS from the coding sequence ATGCCGCTGTCTCCGTTTTCGCTCCTCATCGCGCTGGGTGCCGTGCTCGGGCACCTGTATCTGTTCCGGCGGCTCGTTTGGAACCTCACGTCCCGCCGTGGGATCCGGCTCGTTGCCGCGCTGGTGCTGGGGTTCATGACACTGGTGCTGATTGCGCGGCGGTATCTGCAGCGCACGCTTCCGGAGGCTCCTGGCGACGTCGTGGAGCTGGTGTCCTATTCGTGGATGGGCGTGGCGCTGTGTCTGGTGCTCGCGCTAGCGGGCGTCGACGTGGGACGCGCCGTGCTCGCCCTGGGACGCCGGCTCCGGCCTGCTCCTGCTGTCCCTTCCGTGGATGTCGAACGGCGGCGCTTCCTGTCGCAGGCGACTGCTGGCGGCGCGCTCGCTCTGGGTGGGGGATTGGCGGGGTATGGGAGCTGGCGCGCGTTCACCGTTCCGGAGGTCACGGAGGTGGTGGTTCGCATTCCGAAGCTGCCCCGCTCTCTGGAGGGCTTCAGCATCGTGCAGCTCACCGACCTGCACGTGGGCCCCTTCATCCAGCGGCGCTTCATGGACGAACTCGTGCGGCGGGCCAATGCGCTCAAGCCGGACCTGGTCGCCATCACCGGGGACCTGGTGGATGGCACCGTGCCCCGGCTCGGCGGCTTCGTCGCGGCGCTCGGCAACCTCCAGGCCCGCTACGGGAGCTTCTTCGTCACCGGCAACCATGACTATTCGTCCGGCGCGCGGGAGTGGGTGGCCCACCTGGACTCGCTGGGCATTCCCTCACTGCGCAACCGGCACGTGCGCATTGGCGACGCGGGCGGCGCGTTCGACCTCGTCGGCGTGGACGACTGGCACGGCGGCAGGCGCCTGGGGCAGAAGGGCTATGACCTGGACGCGGCGCTCGCGGGCCGTGACCCCGAGCGCGCCGCGGTGCTGCTCGCGCACCAGCCCGCCAACTTCAAGGTGGCCGCGGAGCGCGGCGTGGACCTCCAGATTTCCGGGCACACCCACGGCGGCCAGCTCTTCCCGATGACGGCGCTCATCGGGTTGAGCTGGGAGCACTCCGCGGGCCACTACCGGCACGGCGATTCACACATCTACGTCAGCCGGGGCTGCGGCTTCTGGGGGCCGCCCATGCGGCTGGGCAGCCCCCCGGAGCTGGTCAAGCTGGTGCTGACTTCGTGA
- a CDS encoding alpha/beta fold hydrolase has translation MLARTWRGVTKAEDADAYLAYLHQTGLTHYRRTPGNLAAYCLRKVADGRAEFLLVTLWESMDAVKRFAGDSPERAIFFPEDDRYLIDRDLHVTHYEVPFAEGQAFEPQRIRFDDFRVAGPAGDLRLVDTGGGDGKALPVVFVHGLAGNASHWQAQLEHLARQGRRGIALELRGHGGSAVPEPEDYTLESLAGDISAVVRALGLRRFVLVGHSISGGVTLAYAGENPRQVAGLFLVDPMTDSRQYPEEQVAGYIASLDAPDVAQAVRRDWAQMAGPRADVRERLLADLDATPLSAVTATQRSSLRFDLTAALARYPGPKFSLVAPDNDTPHSVHRLGEGVAHQVVEGAGHWIQLDHPDAVNAALDAFLTKSAPA, from the coding sequence ATGCTCGCACGCACCTGGCGCGGGGTGACGAAGGCGGAGGACGCCGACGCCTACCTCGCTTATCTCCACCAGACGGGCCTCACGCACTACCGGCGCACGCCGGGCAACCTGGCCGCGTACTGCCTGCGCAAGGTGGCGGACGGGCGCGCGGAGTTCCTCCTCGTCACGTTGTGGGAGTCCATGGACGCGGTGAAGCGCTTCGCGGGGGACTCGCCGGAGCGCGCCATCTTCTTCCCGGAGGATGACCGCTACCTCATCGACCGGGACCTGCACGTCACCCACTACGAGGTCCCCTTCGCGGAAGGCCAGGCCTTCGAGCCCCAGCGGATCCGCTTCGATGACTTCCGGGTGGCGGGGCCCGCGGGCGACCTGCGGCTGGTGGACACCGGAGGCGGTGACGGGAAGGCGCTGCCCGTCGTCTTCGTGCACGGGCTCGCGGGCAACGCGTCCCACTGGCAGGCGCAGTTGGAGCACCTGGCCCGTCAGGGCCGCCGGGGCATCGCGCTGGAGTTGCGCGGCCACGGAGGCTCCGCCGTGCCGGAGCCGGAGGACTACACGCTGGAGTCGCTCGCCGGGGACATCTCCGCCGTGGTGCGAGCGCTGGGGCTGCGCCGCTTCGTGTTGGTGGGGCACAGCATCAGCGGGGGCGTGACGCTGGCGTACGCGGGAGAGAATCCCCGGCAGGTGGCGGGCCTGTTCCTGGTGGATCCGATGACGGACTCACGCCAGTACCCCGAGGAGCAGGTGGCCGGGTACATCGCCTCGCTGGACGCGCCGGACGTGGCGCAGGCGGTGCGGCGGGACTGGGCGCAGATGGCGGGGCCGCGCGCGGACGTGCGCGAGCGGCTGCTGGCGGACCTGGACGCCACGCCGCTGTCCGCCGTGACGGCCACGCAGCGCTCCAGCCTGCGCTTCGACCTGACGGCGGCGCTCGCGCGCTACCCGGGGCCGAAGTTCTCGCTCGTCGCGCCGGACAACGACACGCCGCACAGCGTCCACCGGCTGGGGGAAGGCGTGGCGCACCAGGTGGTGGAGGGCGCCGGCCACTGGATTCAACTGGACCATCCAGACGCGGTGAACGCCGCGCTGGACGCGTTCCTCACGAAGTCAGCACCAGCTTGA
- the yhbY gene encoding ribosome assembly RNA-binding protein YhbY: MPLTGKERRHLRALGHHLEPVVIVGSSGVTEGVIAAVEQALNDHELIKVKINEGPEGRHEGADSIAEATGSELAQLLGRTALFFKRRKQKSRFEDILKGPHDPRPAPKQDEEKKPRRR, from the coding sequence ATGCCCCTCACCGGGAAAGAACGCCGCCACCTTCGGGCCCTCGGCCACCACCTGGAGCCGGTGGTCATCGTCGGCTCGTCCGGCGTCACCGAGGGCGTCATCGCCGCCGTCGAGCAGGCGCTGAACGACCACGAGCTCATCAAGGTCAAGATCAACGAAGGCCCGGAAGGCCGCCACGAAGGCGCCGACAGCATCGCCGAGGCCACCGGCTCGGAGCTCGCGCAGCTCCTGGGCCGCACCGCCCTCTTCTTCAAGCGCCGCAAGCAGAAGTCCCGCTTCGAGGACATCCTCAAGGGCCCGCACGACCCGCGTCCGGCCCCCAAGCAGGACGAAGAGAAGAAGCCGCGCCGCCGTTAG
- a CDS encoding J domain-containing protein: MAEGEVRQYWVRNDRGTTWGPLTGATIELLIDSGSIQGKLQVSSDGLQFAFPWRFPEVRDAFPRELWGDGAPASLLQSTPAAVIAPPPPPSGPVAAPVAGPATVPMAGPGTRPPMAGPGAMRGPGPGAARPPVDAAGRPVAATRPPGPPAVAAPQAPQPAADDGTNTVPPQGQLQQSSPLQLYGRIAAGEQTGLLTLGLSDRTLLIHFRKGSPEYVDSSHAEDALGVSLMGARLLTAEQLQQAEGSKERFGGDLLAALFGLGLLQPATAFTQLSQRALGILGKALRAESGTFTFEARDLPAQKAMPLGNRWALLSDQVRRMPTADLKRRLAFVLPMPIMKSGGRVASSELRLTPHEVRALSFIDGVRSLGQLLQDVPQDADHLMRVAFLLKELNGVSFAASRAQSAPPPPGPGNPTRPSGTVPTVGAGAPGPGNPTRPSGTVPTVGPGATGPGAAPAAASAGARPGAPVAGPGATPMAGPGAPAAANAGARPGAPAAGPGARPGAPIAGPGAAPGAGPGAPRPAGAAPTAGPGAAPRPPGAPAGAAPTAGPGARPPGAPAGAAPVAGPGAARPAPPVVAAPAAPAASGPAPGSDELPALRQLAATLKGQNHFQRLGLTEQTEGSAVKIAYFRLAKLYHPDTLPQGAPLELEKLKAEVFAYIGDAYRALSDDKSRAAYIEELKSGGGDGVDVQAILQAEELFQKACILVKARKYPEAVKMLNDAIALNAEEPEFFAWRGYARFLAAPDKKAAQPESFREIQAAIKRNERCAPAHYFLGVIAKLCGDAAGALKHFKRTVELQPDHIDAMREVRMASQKK; this comes from the coding sequence ATGGCGGAGGGCGAGGTCCGGCAGTACTGGGTGCGGAACGATCGGGGCACCACGTGGGGGCCCCTGACGGGCGCGACCATCGAGCTGCTCATCGACAGCGGCTCCATCCAGGGCAAGCTCCAGGTCTCCAGCGATGGCCTGCAGTTCGCCTTCCCGTGGCGCTTCCCGGAGGTGCGGGACGCGTTCCCCCGGGAGCTGTGGGGAGACGGCGCGCCCGCGTCGCTGCTGCAATCCACGCCCGCCGCCGTCATCGCTCCGCCGCCGCCGCCGTCCGGCCCGGTCGCCGCGCCCGTCGCGGGTCCGGCCACCGTGCCCATGGCGGGCCCTGGCACCCGGCCACCCATGGCGGGCCCTGGCGCGATGCGGGGCCCCGGTCCCGGAGCGGCGCGTCCGCCCGTGGACGCGGCGGGACGTCCTGTCGCGGCCACGCGGCCTCCGGGTCCTCCGGCCGTGGCTGCTCCGCAGGCACCGCAGCCCGCGGCGGATGACGGGACCAACACGGTGCCGCCGCAGGGGCAGCTCCAGCAGAGCTCGCCCCTGCAGCTGTACGGGCGCATCGCCGCGGGCGAGCAGACGGGCCTGCTGACGCTGGGGCTTTCGGACCGCACGCTGCTGATCCACTTCCGCAAGGGCAGTCCGGAGTACGTGGACTCGTCGCACGCGGAGGACGCGCTGGGCGTGTCGCTGATGGGCGCGAGGCTCCTGACGGCGGAGCAGCTCCAGCAGGCCGAAGGGTCCAAGGAGCGCTTCGGAGGCGACCTGCTCGCGGCGCTGTTCGGGTTGGGGCTGCTCCAGCCGGCGACGGCGTTCACGCAGCTGTCGCAGCGGGCGCTGGGCATCCTGGGCAAGGCGCTGCGGGCGGAGTCCGGGACGTTCACCTTCGAGGCGAGGGACCTGCCCGCGCAGAAGGCGATGCCGCTGGGCAACCGCTGGGCGCTGCTCAGCGACCAGGTGCGGCGCATGCCGACGGCGGACCTCAAGCGGCGGCTGGCCTTCGTGCTGCCCATGCCCATCATGAAGTCCGGGGGCCGGGTGGCCTCCAGCGAGCTGCGCCTGACGCCGCACGAGGTCCGCGCGCTCTCCTTCATCGACGGGGTGCGCTCGCTGGGGCAGCTGCTCCAGGACGTGCCGCAGGACGCGGATCACCTGATGCGCGTGGCGTTCCTGTTGAAGGAGCTGAACGGCGTCTCCTTCGCGGCCTCGCGAGCGCAGTCGGCGCCGCCGCCACCGGGCCCGGGCAACCCGACCCGTCCGTCCGGCACCGTCCCCACCGTGGGCGCAGGAGCCCCGGGCCCGGGCAACCCGACCCGTCCGTCCGGCACCGTTCCCACCGTGGGGCCCGGAGCCACCGGCCCGGGTGCCGCGCCCGCCGCCGCGAGCGCCGGAGCCAGACCCGGTGCCCCCGTCGCGGGCCCTGGAGCCACGCCGATGGCCGGGCCCGGTGCGCCCGCCGCCGCGAACGCCGGAGCCAGACCCGGTGCGCCTGCCGCTGGCCCTGGCGCCAGGCCCGGCGCGCCCATCGCGGGCCCCGGAGCCGCACCCGGCGCGGGGCCCGGCGCGCCTCGTCCCGCCGGTGCCGCGCCCACGGCGGGCCCGGGTGCCGCGCCCCGTCCTCCGGGTGCCCCCGCTGGAGCCGCTCCCACCGCGGGCCCGGGTGCACGTCCCCCCGGTGCTCCCGCCGGTGCCGCTCCCGTGGCGGGCCCGGGTGCCGCCCGGCCCGCTCCGCCCGTCGTCGCCGCTCCGGCGGCCCCGGCCGCTTCGGGTCCCGCGCCCGGTTCGGACGAACTGCCCGCGCTGCGCCAGCTCGCCGCGACCCTGAAGGGCCAGAACCACTTCCAGCGGCTGGGCCTCACCGAGCAGACCGAAGGCAGCGCGGTGAAGATCGCCTACTTCCGCCTGGCCAAGCTCTACCACCCGGACACCCTCCCCCAGGGAGCCCCGCTGGAGTTGGAGAAGCTCAAGGCGGAGGTGTTCGCGTACATCGGTGACGCCTACCGGGCCCTCTCCGACGACAAGAGCCGCGCGGCCTACATCGAGGAGCTCAAGAGCGGCGGCGGCGACGGCGTGGACGTCCAGGCCATCCTCCAGGCGGAGGAGCTCTTCCAGAAGGCCTGCATCCTGGTGAAGGCGCGCAAGTACCCGGAAGCCGTGAAGATGCTCAACGACGCCATCGCCCTCAACGCAGAAGAACCCGAGTTCTTCGCCTGGAGGGGCTATGCGCGCTTCCTCGCCGCCCCGGACAAGAAGGCCGCCCAGCCAGAGTCCTTCCGCGAAATCCAGGCCGCCATCAAGCGCAACGAGCGGTGCGCCCCCGCCCACTACTTCCTGGGCGTCATCGCCAAGCTGTGCGGCGACGCGGCCGGAGCCCTCAAGCACTTCAAGCGGACGGTCGAGCTGCAACCGGACCACATCGATGCGATGCGAGAGGTCCGCATGGCGTCGCAAAAGAAGTAG
- a CDS encoding TSUP family transporter gives MDLDVSAVKMVLLCVAALSAGFVDAIAGGGGLISLPALLAAGLPAHVALGTNKGQSVFGSGAALVRFARAGLVDGKLARATFPFGLMGAFGGAALVMLLKPEVLKPLVLVLLIAVAVFLAFRRAPPKRDGVEPSPRPRAQAIGALIALCIGTYDGFFGPGTGTFLIVAFSSLLGHGLARASADAKVVNFASNLASVTLFTLRGVVLWKVALPMAAAQFTGAWVGAHVAVKGGDKVVRVVVLCVVTALVLKLGHDVWQGWAA, from the coding sequence GTGGACCTGGACGTCAGCGCGGTGAAGATGGTGCTGTTGTGTGTCGCCGCGTTGAGCGCGGGCTTCGTGGACGCCATCGCCGGAGGCGGCGGGCTCATCAGCCTGCCCGCGCTGCTGGCGGCCGGCCTGCCCGCGCACGTGGCGCTGGGCACCAACAAGGGGCAGTCCGTGTTCGGCTCGGGCGCGGCGCTGGTGCGCTTCGCGAGAGCGGGGCTGGTGGACGGGAAGCTGGCCCGCGCGACGTTCCCCTTCGGCCTGATGGGCGCGTTCGGCGGCGCGGCGCTGGTGATGCTGCTCAAGCCGGAGGTGCTCAAGCCGCTGGTGCTGGTGCTGCTCATCGCGGTGGCGGTGTTCCTCGCCTTCCGCCGCGCGCCGCCAAAGCGGGACGGCGTGGAGCCCTCGCCCCGTCCGCGCGCGCAAGCCATCGGCGCGCTCATCGCGCTCTGCATCGGCACCTATGACGGCTTCTTCGGGCCGGGCACGGGCACCTTCCTCATCGTGGCGTTCTCGTCACTGCTGGGCCACGGCCTGGCGCGCGCGTCCGCGGACGCGAAGGTGGTGAACTTCGCCTCCAACCTGGCGTCGGTGACGCTGTTCACGCTCCGGGGCGTGGTGCTGTGGAAGGTGGCGCTGCCCATGGCCGCCGCGCAGTTCACCGGGGCGTGGGTGGGCGCGCACGTGGCGGTGAAGGGCGGTGACAAGGTGGTGCGCGTCGTGGTGCTCTGCGTGGTGACCGCGCTGGTGCTGAAGCTGGGGCACGACGTGTGGCAGGGCTGGGCGGCCTGA
- a CDS encoding YfbM family protein: MEMLCTLRSTTEPQRQALHKAPEALEPFLEDEEDFGDAKGAAFLELDIGEAWHGLQYLLTGTAWEGKPPLDFLVRGGEDVGDIPSDEGTARVFDVAAVKALAEALRKVSVEDLRKRFDPAKLQAEDIYPGTWDEEEEVEEDVDPLEELLSYFVELQKFTAAVAKRGLCLLVHIG; encoded by the coding sequence ATGGAGATGCTCTGCACGCTGCGCAGCACCACCGAGCCGCAGCGCCAGGCCCTGCACAAGGCGCCCGAGGCGCTGGAGCCCTTCCTGGAGGACGAGGAGGACTTCGGCGACGCGAAGGGCGCGGCGTTCCTCGAGCTGGACATCGGCGAGGCGTGGCACGGCCTCCAGTACCTGCTCACCGGCACGGCCTGGGAGGGCAAGCCGCCCCTGGACTTCCTCGTGCGCGGCGGCGAGGACGTGGGCGATATCCCGTCGGATGAAGGCACCGCGCGCGTGTTCGACGTGGCCGCCGTGAAGGCGCTGGCGGAGGCGCTGAGGAAGGTCTCCGTGGAGGACCTGCGCAAGCGCTTCGACCCCGCGAAGCTCCAGGCCGAGGACATCTACCCCGGCACCTGGGACGAGGAGGAGGAGGTCGAGGAGGACGTGGATCCGCTGGAGGAGCTGCTCTCCTACTTCGTGGAGCTCCAGAAGTTCACCGCCGCCGTGGCGAAGCGCGGCCTGTGCCTGCTCGTGCACATCGGCTGA
- a CDS encoding biotin/lipoyl-containing protein — protein sequence MRYFTKQQGQKEAVPVDLESLGQDRYRLTVNGKTFQVDALSVEAGTLSLLVDGQSYNIEFEENGDEIGTLVRGQVNRTDVADERKLRMRAAAGSFSVEGRQVILAPMPGKVVKVLVKVGEEVKEGQGLVVVEAMKMENELKSPKAGKVTEVFAKEGTAVENNAKLVVVE from the coding sequence ATGCGTTACTTCACGAAGCAGCAGGGACAGAAGGAAGCGGTGCCGGTGGACCTGGAGTCGCTGGGCCAGGACCGCTACCGGCTCACGGTGAACGGCAAGACGTTCCAGGTGGACGCGCTGTCCGTGGAAGCGGGCACGCTGTCGCTCCTGGTGGACGGCCAGTCGTACAACATCGAGTTCGAGGAGAACGGCGACGAGATCGGCACGCTGGTGCGCGGGCAGGTGAACCGCACCGACGTCGCGGACGAGCGCAAGCTGCGCATGCGCGCCGCCGCGGGCAGCTTCTCCGTGGAGGGCCGTCAGGTCATCCTCGCGCCCATGCCCGGCAAGGTGGTGAAGGTGCTGGTCAAGGTCGGTGAGGAAGTGAAGGAGGGCCAGGGGCTCGTGGTCGTGGAGGCCATGAAGATGGAGAACGAGCTCAAGAGCCCCAAGGCCGGCAAGGTCACGGAGGTGTTCGCCAAGGAAGGCACCGCCGTGGAGAACAACGCCAAGCTCGTCGTCGTGGAGTAG
- the accC gene encoding acetyl-CoA carboxylase biotin carboxylase subunit translates to MPKIRKVLVANRGEIAIRVMRTCKDLGIATVAVYSEADRSALHVRTADQAYFVGPPPSRESYLVQERILEVAKQSGADAIHPGYGFLSENASFVRACEKAGITFIGPPAAAMDAMGEKTRARANMIKAGVPVVPGTTEPIGTIEEAREYAQGIGFPIMLKAAGGGGGKGMRRVEGMADFDSAWRSAKSEALNAFGNDAVYIEKYLEKPHHVEIQVFADQYGNTIHLNERECSAQRRHQKVVEETPSPILTPELRAKMGEVAVKAAKAVNYVGAGTVEFLVDVHRNFYFLEMNTRLQVEHPVTEWVTGLDLVAMQIRAAEGEKLPLFEAPAPRGHAIEVRVYAEDPARNFMPSPGKIHALRVPSGPNVRDDSGVYAGFTVPNYYDPMISKLSVWGATREEAIARAKRALSEYVVKGITTNIRYLHGILSHPEFVGGDYDTSFLTRHHTALLGEEDPKLSEVALLASTLHAFQRDQKRAKTLPSRAGGGDTSGRISPWRLALKSRRR, encoded by the coding sequence ATGCCCAAGATCCGCAAAGTGCTCGTCGCCAACCGCGGCGAGATCGCCATCCGGGTGATGCGCACCTGCAAGGACCTCGGCATCGCCACGGTGGCGGTGTACTCCGAAGCAGACCGTTCCGCGCTGCACGTGCGCACCGCCGACCAGGCCTACTTCGTCGGCCCCCCGCCCTCGCGCGAGAGCTACCTCGTGCAGGAGCGCATCCTGGAGGTCGCGAAGCAGTCCGGCGCGGACGCCATCCACCCCGGCTATGGCTTCCTGTCGGAGAACGCGTCCTTCGTGCGCGCCTGCGAGAAGGCCGGCATCACCTTCATCGGTCCGCCGGCCGCCGCCATGGACGCCATGGGCGAGAAGACCCGCGCCCGCGCCAACATGATCAAGGCGGGCGTGCCCGTCGTCCCCGGCACCACGGAGCCCATCGGCACCATCGAGGAGGCCCGCGAGTACGCCCAGGGCATCGGCTTCCCCATCATGCTCAAGGCCGCCGGCGGCGGTGGTGGCAAGGGCATGCGCCGCGTGGAGGGCATGGCCGACTTCGACTCCGCGTGGCGCTCCGCCAAGAGCGAGGCGCTCAACGCCTTCGGCAACGACGCGGTCTACATCGAGAAGTACCTGGAGAAGCCTCACCACGTGGAGATCCAGGTCTTCGCCGACCAGTACGGCAACACCATCCACCTGAACGAGCGCGAGTGCTCCGCGCAGCGCCGCCACCAGAAGGTGGTGGAGGAGACGCCCAGCCCCATCCTCACGCCGGAGCTGCGCGCGAAGATGGGCGAGGTCGCGGTGAAGGCGGCCAAGGCCGTCAACTACGTGGGCGCCGGGACGGTGGAGTTCCTGGTGGACGTGCACCGCAACTTCTACTTCCTGGAGATGAACACCCGCCTCCAGGTGGAGCACCCCGTCACGGAGTGGGTCACCGGCCTGGACCTGGTGGCCATGCAGATCCGCGCCGCGGAAGGCGAGAAGCTCCCCCTCTTCGAGGCCCCCGCGCCGCGCGGCCACGCCATTGAAGTGCGCGTGTACGCGGAGGACCCGGCGCGCAACTTCATGCCCAGCCCGGGCAAGATCCACGCGCTGCGCGTGCCGAGCGGCCCGAACGTGCGCGACGACTCGGGCGTGTACGCGGGCTTCACGGTGCCCAACTACTACGACCCCATGATTTCGAAGCTGTCCGTGTGGGGCGCCACGCGTGAAGAGGCCATCGCGCGGGCCAAGCGCGCGCTGTCCGAGTACGTGGTGAAGGGCATCACCACCAACATCCGCTACCTGCACGGCATCCTGTCCCACCCGGAGTTCGTGGGCGGGGACTACGACACCAGCTTCCTCACCCGCCATCACACGGCGCTGCTGGGCGAGGAGGACCCCAAGCTCAGCGAGGTGGCGCTGCTCGCGAGCACGCTGCACGCCTTCCAGCGCGACCAGAAGCGCGCCAAGACGCTGCCTTCGCGCGCCGGTGGCGGTGACACCTCTGGCCGTATCAGCCCGTGGCGTCTGGCGTTGAAGAGCCGCCGCCGCTGA